The following proteins are co-located in the Paroedura picta isolate Pp20150507F chromosome 18, Ppicta_v3.0, whole genome shotgun sequence genome:
- the SLC51B gene encoding organic solute transporter subunit beta isoform X2 encodes MDGDLRGLPAVVLPSPGPYGTPVGSSHPEMDLLTPEKLQELIWFFRTEDSSSWNYSILALSLAVLLLGIVLLALNIMANRNRKDTLLHSEEYKDAQTNGTEMKQGFLTLQEEPAPESLLLKGQTAGEVTVQWKDGNITTLYAGASEEDA; translated from the exons ATGGATGGAGACCTGCGTGGGCTTCCGGCAGTGGTCCTGCCCAGCCCCGGGCCTTATGGGACCCCAGTGGGGAGCTCTCATCCCGAAATGGACCTCTTGACTCCAGAGAAGCTGCAGGAGCTGATTTGGTTCTTCCGCACCGAGGACT cttcctcctggaattacagcatccTCGCTCTCTCCCTCGCGGTTCTCCTGCTAGGAATTGTCCTGCTGGCCCTCAACATCATGGCAAACAG GAACCGGAAGGACACGCTTCTGCACAGTGAAGAGTACAAAGACGCCCAGACCAACGGGACGGAAATGAAGCAAGGGTTCTTGACCCTGCAGGAAGAACCTGCCCCAGAGAGTTTGCTCCTGAAAGGCCAAACCGCAGGAGAGGTGACAGTCCAGTGGAAGGACGGGAACATCACGACTCTATACGCAGGCGCGTCCGAAGAGGATGCATAA